In Monodelphis domestica isolate mMonDom1 chromosome 3, mMonDom1.pri, whole genome shotgun sequence, the following proteins share a genomic window:
- the CA3 gene encoding carbonic anhydrase 3, translated as MAKEWGYASHNGPDHWHEMYPIAKGDNQSPIELHTKDIKHDPSLQPWSASYDPGSAKTILNNGKTCRVVFDDTYDRSMLRGGPLTAPYRLRQFHLHWGSADDHGSEHTVDGVKYAAELHLVHWNPKYGTFGEALKQPDGIAVVGIFLKIGREKGEFQIFLDALDKIKTKGKDAPFTHFDPSCLFPACRDYWTYHGSFTTPPCEECIVWLLLKEPITVSSDQMAKLRSLFFSAENEPPVPMVGNWRPPQPQKGRVVRASFK; from the exons atgGCCAAGGAGTGGGGCTACGCCAGCCACAATG gacCTGATCATTGGCATGAAATGTACCCAATTGCCAAGGGAGACAACCAGTCTCCTATTGAACTGCATACCAAAGACATCAAGCATGATCCCTCTCTGCAGCCATGGTCTGCTTCTTATGACCCAGGTTCGGCAAAGACCATTTTGAACAATGGAAAAACCTGCAGAGTTGTTTTTGATGACACCTATGATAGATCAA TGCTGAGAGGGGGGCCACTCACTGCACCCTATCGACTGCGCCAGTTTCACCTTCACTGGGGCTCAGCAGATGATCATGGCTCCGAGCATACCGTGGATGGAGTGAAATATGCTGCTGAG CTTCACCTGGTTCACTGGAACCCCAAATATGGCACTTTTGGAGAAGCTTTGAAACAACCTGATGGAATTGCTGTTGTGGGCATTTTTCTGAAG ATTGGACGTGAGAAAGGGGAATTTCAGATATTTCTTGATGCATTGGACAAAATTAAGACTAAG GGCAAGGATGCTCCTTTCACACACTTTGACCCATCTTGCCTTTTCCCGGCTTGTCGAGATTATTGGACTTACCATGGCTCCTTCACCACTCCCCCTTGTGAGGAATGCATTGTCTGGCTTCTTCTGAAGGAACCGATAACTGTGAGCTCGGACCAG ATGGCCAAACTCCGAAGCCTTTTCTTCAGTGCTGAAAATGAGCCTCCTGTGCCCATGGTGGGTAACTGGCGCCCTCCTCAGCCTCAGAAAGGCAGAGTTGTGAGAGCCTCCTTCAAATAG